A genomic window from Streptomyces broussonetiae includes:
- a CDS encoding ABC transporter permease: protein MPETVLADTAAAKGTEPRAKRTALLGGRIPLARLRDLALVPAIVVIAIVGQIVNPVFLQVDNLINVLQTMSEMALLVLAQTMILIVKKMDLSLESTMGLAPGVAAWLVVPAGAGHGLGLLPGAWAIPVTLAVGALVGVINALLIIRFGLNGFIVTLGMLIVLRGVLTGISGGQTFFQLPPSMLYPGTAEWFGMPASIWICLVLFAVAIVVLGWTSFGRSLYAIGGNVDAAKAAGIRTDRVLWIVIVTGSVLAALAGLLLSGRLASVASAQGNGYIFTVFAAAVIGGISLNGGKGTMFGAFSGILLLFMIQNVLTLAGVPAQWIGALNGLIILVALTISRITGGKVQE, encoded by the coding sequence ATGCCTGAAACCGTCCTCGCCGACACCGCCGCAGCCAAGGGCACGGAGCCTCGGGCGAAGCGGACCGCGCTGCTCGGCGGCCGGATACCGCTGGCCCGGCTGCGCGACCTCGCCCTCGTGCCCGCCATCGTGGTCATCGCGATCGTCGGCCAGATCGTCAACCCGGTCTTCCTGCAGGTGGACAACCTCATCAACGTCCTGCAGACCATGTCCGAGATGGCCCTGCTGGTCCTCGCCCAGACGATGATCCTGATCGTCAAGAAGATGGACCTGTCGCTGGAGTCCACCATGGGGCTCGCACCGGGCGTCGCGGCCTGGCTGGTGGTGCCGGCCGGCGCCGGGCACGGTCTCGGCCTGCTCCCCGGCGCCTGGGCCATCCCCGTCACCCTCGCCGTGGGCGCGCTCGTCGGAGTGATCAACGCCCTGCTGATCATCCGCTTCGGTCTCAACGGCTTCATCGTCACCCTCGGCATGCTGATCGTGCTGCGGGGCGTCCTCACCGGCATCTCCGGCGGCCAGACCTTCTTCCAGCTGCCACCGTCCATGCTGTACCCGGGCACCGCCGAATGGTTCGGGATGCCCGCGTCGATCTGGATCTGCCTGGTGCTGTTCGCGGTCGCCATCGTCGTCCTCGGCTGGACCAGCTTCGGCCGCTCGCTGTACGCCATCGGCGGCAACGTCGACGCTGCGAAGGCGGCCGGCATCCGTACCGACCGGGTGCTGTGGATCGTCATCGTCACCGGCAGCGTGCTCGCCGCCCTCGCCGGGCTGCTGCTGTCCGGCCGCCTCGCCTCGGTCGCCTCCGCACAGGGCAACGGCTACATCTTCACCGTCTTCGCCGCCGCCGTCATCGGCGGAATCAGCCTCAACGGCGGCAAGGGCACCATGTTCGGCGCCTTCAGCGGCATCCTGCTGCTGTTCATGATCCAGAACGTGCTGACGCTCGCGGGCGTCCCCGCACAGTGGATCGGTGCCCTCAACGGCCTGATCATCCTGGTCGCCCTGACCATCTCGCGTATCACCGGCGGCAAGGTGCAGGAGTGA
- a CDS encoding sugar ABC transporter ATP-binding protein, which yields MSDGERAVRPAPAPTDDGRVPADPPVVEATGVVKRFGPTVALNGTRITIRPGETHALVGRNGAGKSTLVSVLTGLQAPDEGTVTFGGSPAPRLTDRDAWRRRVACVYQKSTIIPTLTVAENLFLNRHDHGRHRLISWQGVRRRAQDLLSTWSVDVDPQTPAADLSVEQRQFVEIARALSFGARFIILDEPTAQLDAAAINRLFDRIRDLQRQGVTFLFISHHLQEIYEICDMVTVFRDARHILTAPVAELPRTELVAAMTGEAAADRREERASTLDAGAPAALSVRGLGGETYGDITFQVGAGEIVGLAGAAGSGRTEVAETVVGLRAADSGEVEIAGNRPRPGSVPAALAAGAGFVPQDRHHQGFVPDMSIADNATLSVPRRLGRNGFLSRSRRDRLAEGMIEHLAIKTPGPDLPVSALSGGNQQKVVMARALADDPRLLVLINPTAGVDVRSKEFLLGKVEETAQTGTGVLIASDELDDLRMCDRVLVMFQGRVTSEIARGWHDHELVAAMEGVDLDA from the coding sequence ATGAGCGACGGGGAACGAGCAGTCCGCCCCGCACCCGCCCCGACGGACGACGGACGGGTCCCGGCAGATCCGCCCGTCGTCGAGGCGACGGGCGTGGTCAAACGATTCGGTCCTACGGTGGCCCTGAACGGCACCCGGATCACCATCAGGCCCGGCGAGACGCACGCGCTCGTCGGCCGCAACGGCGCCGGCAAGTCGACCCTGGTCTCCGTCCTCACCGGCCTGCAGGCCCCGGACGAGGGAACGGTGACCTTCGGCGGCAGCCCGGCGCCACGGCTCACGGACCGCGACGCCTGGCGCCGGCGTGTGGCCTGCGTCTACCAGAAGTCGACGATCATCCCCACGCTGACCGTCGCCGAGAACCTCTTCCTGAACCGGCACGACCACGGCCGCCACAGGCTCATCAGCTGGCAGGGCGTACGCCGCCGCGCACAGGACCTGCTGTCGACCTGGTCCGTGGACGTCGACCCGCAGACGCCCGCCGCCGATCTCAGCGTGGAGCAACGACAGTTCGTGGAGATCGCCCGGGCCCTGTCCTTCGGTGCCCGGTTCATCATCCTCGACGAGCCGACCGCCCAGCTCGACGCCGCGGCGATCAACCGCCTCTTCGACCGCATCCGCGACCTGCAACGGCAGGGCGTGACCTTCCTGTTCATCAGCCACCACCTGCAGGAGATCTACGAGATCTGCGACATGGTGACGGTGTTCCGGGACGCCCGCCACATCCTGACCGCCCCGGTGGCCGAACTGCCCCGCACCGAACTCGTCGCCGCCATGACCGGTGAGGCGGCGGCCGACCGGCGCGAGGAGCGGGCGAGCACCCTCGACGCCGGCGCCCCGGCCGCGCTCAGCGTCCGGGGTCTGGGCGGCGAGACCTACGGCGACATCACCTTCCAGGTCGGCGCCGGGGAGATCGTCGGGCTCGCGGGGGCCGCGGGCAGCGGACGCACCGAAGTGGCCGAGACCGTCGTGGGACTGCGGGCCGCAGACAGCGGCGAGGTGGAGATCGCCGGCAACCGTCCACGTCCCGGCAGCGTGCCCGCCGCGCTCGCCGCCGGCGCCGGGTTCGTCCCGCAGGACCGGCACCACCAGGGCTTCGTGCCGGACATGTCGATCGCGGACAACGCCACACTGTCCGTTCCCCGCAGGCTCGGCAGGAACGGATTCCTCAGCCGCAGCCGACGCGACCGGCTCGCCGAGGGGATGATCGAGCACCTGGCGATCAAGACACCCGGCCCCGACCTGCCCGTCTCCGCCCTCTCCGGCGGCAACCAGCAGAAGGTCGTCATGGCCCGCGCCCTCGCCGACGACCCCCGGCTGCTGGTTCTGATCAATCCGACCGCGGGCGTGGACGTGCGCTCCAAGGAGTTCCTCCTCGGAAAGGTCGAGGAGACCGCGCAGACCGGCACCGGAGTGCTCATCGCCTCCGACGAACTCGACGACCTGCGCATGTGCGACCGGGTCCTGGTGATGTTCCAGGGCCGTGTGACCTCAGAGATCGCCCGCGGCTGGCACGACCACGAACTCGTGGCCGCGATGGAAGGAGTGGACCTCGATGCCTGA
- a CDS encoding sugar ABC transporter substrate-binding protein codes for MRLRTALCSTASALSALALLSACSSGSGTASASSDAPLVGVDYPRSDTDFWNSYIKYTPEYAKQLGLSFKTTNSQNDVAKLTSNAQTFISQGVKGIAMAPQDTAAIAPTLAQLEAKKIPVVTVDTRPDTGKVFMVVRADNRAYGEKACKYLGIKLGGKGKVVMLQGDLSSINGRDRTEAFNACMKANYPGIKVFGEATNWDGAVAAQKLQTDLTANPDIKGVYMQSSFALSGTLQVLKQKGLLAGPKDKKHVFVVSNDGIPEELKDIAAGQIDATVSQPADLYAKYALYYLKAAIDGKTFQPGRTDHDSTIVKVRDGLLEDQLSAPLVTADGATYGGVPSVKSDDKSLWGNLG; via the coding sequence ATGAGACTCAGAACTGCTCTCTGCTCCACCGCCTCGGCCCTGTCCGCCCTGGCTCTGCTCAGCGCCTGCAGCAGCGGCTCGGGCACCGCGTCCGCATCGAGCGACGCGCCGCTGGTCGGCGTCGACTACCCGCGTTCCGACACCGACTTCTGGAACTCGTACATCAAGTACACACCGGAGTACGCCAAGCAGCTCGGCCTCTCGTTCAAGACCACCAACTCGCAGAACGACGTCGCCAAACTCACCTCCAACGCACAGACGTTCATCAGTCAGGGCGTCAAGGGAATAGCGATGGCCCCGCAGGACACCGCCGCCATCGCCCCCACCCTGGCGCAGCTGGAGGCCAAGAAGATCCCGGTCGTCACGGTCGACACCCGTCCCGACACCGGCAAGGTCTTCATGGTCGTCCGCGCCGACAACCGCGCGTACGGCGAGAAGGCGTGCAAGTACCTCGGCATCAAGCTCGGGGGCAAGGGCAAGGTCGTCATGCTCCAGGGCGACCTCTCCTCGATCAACGGCCGTGACCGCACCGAGGCGTTCAACGCGTGCATGAAGGCGAACTACCCGGGCATCAAGGTGTTCGGCGAGGCCACGAACTGGGACGGTGCGGTCGCCGCGCAGAAGCTGCAGACGGACCTGACCGCCAACCCGGACATCAAGGGCGTCTACATGCAGTCCAGCTTCGCACTGTCCGGGACGCTCCAGGTGCTCAAGCAGAAGGGGCTGTTGGCCGGCCCGAAGGACAAGAAGCACGTGTTCGTCGTCTCCAACGACGGCATCCCGGAGGAGCTGAAGGACATCGCCGCCGGGCAGATCGACGCCACGGTCTCCCAGCCGGCCGACCTCTACGCCAAGTACGCCCTGTACTACCTGAAGGCCGCGATCGACGGGAAGACGTTCCAGCCCGGCAGGACCGACCACGACAGCACCATCGTCAAGGTCCGCGACGGGCTGCTCGAGGACCAGCTCTCGGCTCCGCTCGTCACCGCCGACGGCGCCACCTACGGCGGCGTGCCCAGCGTCAAGAGCGACGACAAGTCGCTGTGGGGCAACCTCGGCTGA